The following coding sequences are from one Chloroflexaceae bacterium window:
- a CDS encoding DNA adenine methylase produces EAAAQLITAFARRVVSDRKLAESCSPTAFGRWNTLARQDAAFDLSQSNHLNVLRYALLDFIGDFANWDNSTVPAYLETARLLTHIAHLALTDPGFQLPSLDWSNPQSAIQSLQSQISHLPRPLVVDPFAGGGSIPLEALRIGADAFASDLNPVAVLLNKVVLEYIPKYGDAECRVRNENGEEVVLKGLAEAVRYWGNWIKERAEKELAEFYPKDPDGSTPIAYLWARTIRCEGPGCGAEVPLMRSLWLAKRDERSVALRLVPDKNRKRVDFEIIQKRNGRWYPQSEIGNPKSEIKNPPFDGTVKRGSATCPVCGYTTPVARVREQLRARRGGA; encoded by the coding sequence GAGGCCGCCGCCCAACTCATCACCGCCTTTGCCCGCAGGGTGGTGAGCGACCGCAAACTGGCCGAGTCCTGCTCGCCCACCGCCTTCGGGCGCTGGAACACGCTCGCCCGTCAAGATGCCGCGTTCGACCTGAGCCAGTCCAACCACCTCAACGTCCTGCGCTACGCCCTATTGGACTTCATCGGCGACTTTGCAAACTGGGATAACTCGACCGTCCCCGCCTATCTCGAAACGGCGCGGCTGTTGACGCACATCGCCCACCTCGCCCTGACCGATCCGGGCTTTCAATTGCCGTCCCTCGACTGGAGCAACCCCCAATCCGCAATCCAGAGTCTTCAATCGCAAATCTCCCATCTTCCGCGCCCGCTCGTGGTGGACCCGTTCGCCGGGGGCGGCTCGATCCCGCTCGAAGCCCTGCGCATCGGCGCGGATGCGTTCGCCTCCGACCTCAACCCGGTGGCGGTGCTGCTCAACAAGGTGGTGCTGGAATACATCCCGAAGTATGGGGACGCGGAATGCAGAGTGCGGAATGAGAACGGGGAAGAGGTGGTATTGAAGGGGCTGGCGGAGGCGGTGCGGTATTGGGGGAACTGGATCAAGGAACGGGCGGAGAAGGAGCTGGCCGAGTTTTACCCGAAGGACCCGGACGGCAGCACGCCGATTGCCTACCTGTGGGCGCGGACGATCCGCTGTGAGGGGCCGGGCTGCGGCGCGGAAGTGCCGCTGATGCGCAGCCTGTGGCTGGCAAAGAGGGACGAGCGCTCCGTGGCGCTGCGCCTCGTGCCGGACAAGAACCGCAAGCGCGTTGATTTTGAAATCATCCAGAAGCGCAACGGCAGGTGGTATCCGCAATCAGAAATCGGCAATCCAAAATCCGAAATCAAAAATCCGCCATTCGACGGCACGGTAAAGCGCGGCTCGGCCACCTGCCCGGTGTGCGGTTACACCACGCCTGTGGCGCGGGTGCGCGAGCAATTGAGGGCAAGGCGCGGCGGCGCG